One Antiquaquibacter oligotrophicus genomic region harbors:
- a CDS encoding MMPL family transporter — MAELLHRIGTFAARRAWIVIGAWLGVIALAGGGFAIGFGGIVTNFDIPNTESSAVIQELEQELPDYAGASGTVVFHSESGEFSAEQREAISALAADADGLPNVSQVIDPFATTAEREAQLAELADGQAQVDAALAQVEQFGLPVPAELEAQAEQLALGAELAELSAPIRLVSEDGATAVVNVGFDVTRLELPDESKRAVVEHFESEAIPGVEVAFSTEIAQGIPQIFGIGEAIGLLIAGIVLLVMLGSIIAAAFPIITAIVGVAVGVLASLSFSGIVEMASVTPVLGVMLGLAVGIDYSLFIINRHRKQLRQGADVVESIGLANGTAGNAVVFAGSTVIVALLALMVTGIPFLSVMGVVGAVCVAVAVLLAVTLTPALLGLLGERLLSKRARAALADAPATAAVKPQSLARSLVTILVTVAALVTVALPAASMRLGLPDGSSEPVESASYIAHTLTAEAFGEGANSTLLVTAQLPDGTEDDAVLGLQAEVAGAIADEPDVVAVAPIDVSSDNRLAAFQIIPVDGPNSSSTEELVRELRSLDPLGEGVLGVAGQAAINIDISESLAAVLPIYLTVVVGLSLVIMIIVFRSLLVPLIATGGFILSLFATYGALVAVFQWGWLAPVFGIHSTGPILSFLPILLVGILFGLAMDYQLFLATGMREAFVHGAPARLAVAQGFRAGRAVVIAAGAIMVSVFGGFVFSESVIVRALGFGLAFGVLVDAFIVRMLLMPAIMNLLGRAAWWLPGWLDRIIPNVDVEGSALERQHPLH, encoded by the coding sequence ATGGCAGAACTGCTGCACCGAATCGGAACGTTCGCCGCACGCCGCGCGTGGATCGTCATCGGAGCGTGGCTGGGCGTCATTGCGCTCGCGGGCGGTGGCTTCGCCATCGGCTTCGGCGGGATCGTCACCAACTTCGACATCCCGAACACCGAGTCATCCGCTGTCATCCAGGAGCTCGAGCAGGAACTGCCCGACTACGCGGGGGCATCGGGCACGGTCGTCTTCCACTCGGAGAGCGGGGAGTTCAGCGCAGAGCAGCGAGAGGCGATCAGCGCCCTCGCAGCCGACGCCGACGGCCTACCCAACGTGTCACAGGTGATCGACCCCTTCGCCACGACGGCCGAACGCGAGGCACAGCTCGCCGAACTCGCCGATGGTCAGGCGCAGGTCGATGCCGCCCTCGCCCAGGTCGAACAGTTCGGCCTACCGGTCCCTGCCGAGCTCGAGGCCCAGGCCGAGCAGCTCGCGTTGGGGGCGGAGCTCGCGGAACTTTCGGCACCCATTCGACTTGTGTCGGAAGATGGCGCGACTGCAGTAGTCAACGTGGGGTTCGATGTGACACGACTCGAACTGCCGGACGAGTCCAAGCGCGCGGTCGTCGAACACTTCGAGTCGGAGGCGATCCCCGGAGTCGAGGTGGCGTTCTCCACCGAAATCGCTCAGGGCATCCCGCAGATCTTCGGCATCGGCGAGGCGATCGGACTCCTCATCGCCGGCATCGTGCTCCTGGTCATGCTCGGCTCGATCATCGCTGCGGCGTTCCCGATCATCACCGCCATCGTGGGAGTCGCGGTCGGAGTCCTCGCCTCGCTATCGTTCTCCGGCATCGTCGAGATGGCCTCGGTGACGCCCGTGCTCGGAGTCATGCTCGGACTCGCGGTCGGCATCGACTACTCGCTCTTCATCATCAATCGCCACCGCAAACAACTACGCCAGGGCGCCGACGTGGTGGAGTCGATCGGTCTCGCCAACGGCACCGCGGGTAACGCGGTCGTTTTCGCCGGTTCGACCGTGATCGTGGCACTCCTCGCGCTCATGGTCACGGGCATCCCGTTCCTCTCGGTCATGGGTGTTGTCGGTGCGGTGTGTGTTGCGGTCGCCGTGCTGCTTGCCGTGACCCTCACCCCGGCACTGCTCGGTCTGCTCGGCGAGCGACTGCTGAGCAAGCGCGCACGCGCCGCCCTCGCGGATGCCCCCGCCACTGCCGCGGTGAAACCCCAGTCGCTCGCGCGCTCCCTCGTCACGATCCTTGTGACTGTCGCCGCGCTCGTGACGGTTGCGCTACCCGCGGCGTCGATGCGCCTCGGCTTGCCGGACGGATCGTCGGAACCCGTGGAGTCGGCGTCCTACATCGCGCACACGCTCACGGCGGAGGCGTTCGGCGAGGGTGCGAACAGCACGCTGCTCGTTACCGCGCAACTGCCGGACGGCACCGAAGACGACGCCGTGTTGGGCCTTCAGGCCGAGGTCGCGGGTGCCATCGCAGACGAACCGGATGTTGTCGCCGTCGCGCCCATCGATGTGTCATCCGACAACCGCCTCGCGGCATTCCAGATCATTCCCGTCGATGGCCCCAATAGCTCCTCCACGGAAGAGCTCGTACGCGAGTTGCGCTCGCTCGATCCCCTCGGCGAGGGTGTACTCGGTGTCGCGGGTCAGGCGGCCATCAACATCGACATCTCCGAAAGTCTTGCCGCCGTTCTGCCGATCTACTTGACCGTGGTTGTCGGGCTCTCGCTCGTGATCATGATCATCGTGTTCCGATCGCTTCTGGTACCGCTCATCGCGACGGGCGGCTTCATCCTGTCGCTGTTCGCCACCTACGGTGCGCTCGTCGCCGTCTTCCAGTGGGGATGGTTGGCGCCCGTGTTCGGCATCCACTCGACCGGCCCCATCCTGAGCTTCTTGCCGATCCTGCTCGTCGGAATCCTCTTCGGCCTTGCGATGGATTACCAACTCTTCCTCGCGACGGGAATGAGAGAGGCCTTCGTCCACGGAGCGCCAGCACGACTGGCCGTCGCGCAAGGCTTCCGTGCGGGTCGCGCCGTCGTCATCGCGGCCGGCGCGATCATGGTCTCGGTGTTCGGTGGCTTCGTCTTCTCCGAGTCGGTGATCGTGCGAGCCCTCGGTTTCGGCCTCGCGTTCGGTGTGCTCGTCGACGCGTTCATCGTTCGGATGCTCCTCATGCCCGCCATCATGAACTTGCTCGGACGCGCCGCGTGG
- a CDS encoding TetR/AcrR family transcriptional regulator — MSMERRPGAVRSEKSRLAILSAASRQFAEKGYDHLTIEGIAAEAGVGKQTIYRWWGTKTALVAECLVEGMLIPVPLRPQGSGDLRADVEAWVRSIVDFIPGNESLMRSLIIAAAEDPDVATTMNERLGILPTNDDDGALPMELVEAVLGAIIVRSLRRGTFDEGFAERLVAVLLPDTVA; from the coding sequence ATGTCGATGGAGCGTCGCCCCGGAGCTGTGCGCAGCGAGAAGTCGCGGCTCGCGATCCTCTCGGCGGCGTCGCGGCAGTTCGCCGAGAAGGGCTACGACCACCTCACCATCGAGGGCATCGCGGCAGAGGCCGGCGTCGGCAAGCAGACCATCTATCGCTGGTGGGGCACCAAAACCGCCCTCGTTGCGGAGTGCCTGGTCGAGGGGATGCTCATCCCCGTGCCACTGCGCCCCCAGGGGTCAGGCGACCTCAGGGCCGACGTGGAGGCGTGGGTTCGCAGCATCGTCGATTTCATCCCCGGCAACGAGTCCCTCATGCGATCGCTCATCATCGCCGCGGCGGAGGACCCCGACGTGGCGACGACCATGAACGAGCGCCTCGGCATCCTTCCGACCAACGACGACGACGGCGCCCTGCCGATGGAACTCGTCGAAGCGGTGCTCGGGGCCATCATCGTCCGTTCCCTTCGGCGCGGCACCTTCGACGAGGGATTCGCCGAGCGGCTTGTCGCCGTGCTCCTGCCCGACACTGTCGCCTAG
- the glgX gene encoding glycogen debranching protein GlgX — translation METWPGSPFPLGATLRHDGTNFAIFSEVAEKIELCLFDEDGTETRVPLVEVDAYIWHAFVPGIGAGQRYGYRVHGPYDPAQGQRANPNKLLLDPYAKATSGDIDWDQSLFGYTFGDPDSRNDEDSASHMMLGVVVDSDFDWSGDERPRIPYNRTVIYEAHVKGLTQLHPDVPEHQRGTYSAVAHPSVINHLKRIGVTAIELMPVHQFVNDSTLQDKGLSNYWGYNTIGFFAPHAGYASGGDRGEQVDEFKSMVRALHEAGIEVILDVVYNHTAEGNHLGPTLSFRGIDNAAYYRLVEDDPQFYMDYTGTGNSLNVRHPHSLQLIMDSLRYWVTEMHVDGFRFDLAATLAREFYEVDRLATFFELVQQDPIVSQVKLIAEPWDVGPGGYQVGNFPPQWTEWNGKYRDTVRDFWRGEPSTIGEFAERLSGSADLYEGEGRRPVASINFVTAHDGFTLRDLVSYNEKHNEANGEDSQDGESHNRSWNGGVEGETDDATVLAIRARQQRNFLATLLLSQGVPMIAHGDELGRTQLGNNNTYAQDSELTWIHWDDADQGLIEFTAAVAALRDEHPTFRRIRFFNGRPVTRGVGEPLPDIEWLAPDGNAMSEEDWDADFVKAATAFLNGQGIRGRDARGRRITDDNVLLLFNAAEVDVDFTLPGEEYGGRWSVAVDTSGAAPAELRAGETLSVMSRSLLVLVAA, via the coding sequence GTGGAAACCTGGCCCGGATCACCCTTTCCGCTGGGCGCGACCCTTCGTCACGACGGCACCAACTTCGCGATCTTCAGCGAAGTCGCCGAGAAGATCGAACTCTGCCTCTTCGACGAGGACGGCACCGAGACGCGGGTTCCGCTCGTCGAGGTCGACGCGTACATCTGGCACGCCTTTGTCCCCGGCATCGGGGCGGGTCAGCGCTACGGATACCGCGTCCACGGCCCCTACGACCCCGCGCAGGGTCAGCGGGCTAACCCCAACAAACTCCTACTCGACCCGTACGCGAAGGCGACGAGCGGTGACATCGACTGGGACCAGTCCCTCTTCGGCTATACGTTCGGCGACCCGGACTCCCGCAACGACGAGGACTCCGCGTCGCACATGATGCTGGGTGTCGTGGTGGACAGCGACTTCGACTGGTCGGGCGACGAGCGGCCGCGCATCCCCTACAACCGCACGGTCATCTACGAAGCTCACGTCAAGGGGCTCACCCAACTCCACCCGGACGTGCCCGAGCATCAGCGCGGCACCTACAGTGCCGTCGCGCATCCGTCGGTGATCAACCACCTTAAAAGGATCGGCGTCACGGCGATCGAACTCATGCCCGTGCACCAGTTCGTCAACGACTCGACGCTTCAAGACAAGGGACTCTCCAACTACTGGGGCTACAACACCATCGGGTTCTTCGCCCCGCACGCCGGCTACGCGTCGGGCGGCGACCGCGGCGAGCAGGTCGACGAGTTCAAGTCGATGGTGCGTGCACTCCACGAGGCGGGTATCGAGGTCATCCTCGACGTCGTCTACAACCACACAGCGGAGGGCAACCACCTCGGGCCGACGCTGTCGTTCCGCGGCATCGACAATGCCGCCTACTACCGACTCGTCGAGGATGACCCGCAGTTCTACATGGACTACACGGGCACCGGCAACTCGTTGAACGTGCGCCACCCGCATTCGCTGCAGCTCATCATGGATTCGCTGCGCTACTGGGTGACCGAGATGCACGTCGACGGTTTCCGCTTCGACCTCGCGGCCACCCTCGCACGCGAGTTCTACGAGGTCGACCGGCTCGCGACCTTCTTCGAGCTGGTGCAGCAGGATCCGATCGTCTCCCAGGTCAAGCTCATCGCCGAACCGTGGGATGTCGGGCCGGGCGGGTACCAGGTCGGCAACTTTCCGCCGCAATGGACGGAGTGGAACGGCAAGTACCGCGACACCGTCCGCGACTTCTGGCGCGGCGAGCCGTCCACGATCGGCGAGTTCGCGGAGCGCCTGAGCGGTTCGGCGGACCTCTACGAGGGTGAGGGGCGCCGGCCCGTGGCATCCATCAACTTCGTCACCGCTCACGACGGTTTCACCCTGCGCGACCTCGTGTCGTACAACGAGAAGCACAACGAGGCCAACGGCGAGGACTCTCAGGACGGCGAATCGCACAACCGTTCATGGAATGGCGGCGTCGAGGGTGAGACGGATGACGCGACCGTACTCGCCATCCGTGCCCGCCAGCAGCGCAACTTCCTCGCGACGCTGCTCCTGTCGCAGGGCGTTCCGATGATCGCGCACGGCGACGAACTGGGTCGCACCCAGCTCGGCAACAACAACACCTACGCGCAGGACTCCGAGCTCACGTGGATCCACTGGGACGACGCCGACCAGGGGCTCATCGAGTTCACGGCGGCCGTCGCGGCACTACGCGACGAGCACCCCACGTTCCGGCGGATCCGTTTCTTCAACGGGCGCCCGGTCACGCGTGGTGTCGGGGAGCCCCTTCCCGACATCGAGTGGCTCGCTCCCGACGGCAACGCGATGTCGGAGGAGGACTGGGACGCCGACTTCGTCAAGGCGGCGACCGCGTTCCTCAACGGTCAGGGCATTCGAGGCCGGGATGCCCGTGGTCGCCGCATCACGGATGACAACGTTCTCCTCCTGTTCAACGCGGCCGAGGTCGACGTCGACTTCACGCTGCCCGGCGAGGAGTATGGAGGGCGCTGGTCGGTCGCCGTCGACACGTCGGGTGCCGCACCTGCGGAACTCCGTGCTGGCGAGACGCTCAGTGTGATGTCCCGATCGCTTCTCGTTCTGGTGGCGGCATGA
- the treY gene encoding malto-oligosyltrehalose synthase has product MSIPYSTYRLQIRAGFDLYDAAALADYLRELGADWIYLSPLLEASAGSDHGYDVVDHSRVDPSRGGADGLAALGATAHEHGMGVLVDIVPNHVGVAVPHENSWWWDLLTYGRRSRYAEAFDVDWDFGRGRIRIPILGDASSEARTPLEDLRIIDGELDYFGTRFPLAPGTAGDDPVAVHERQHYELVDWRRADSELNYRRFFAVNSLAAIRVEIPWVFEESHAEIVRWLREGLVDGLRVDHPDGLLDPGAYLDDLARAAGSPYVLVEKILEGDEQLPPHWQAAGTTGYDALSDIDRVLVDPRGRVRLDRLEAALHDEPAPPSWHDLIHDTRRGIADGILRSEILRIARLVPGIERADDAIAELAACFPVYRSYLPYGLEHLDAAFIEADVRRPDLRETLGELAAVLRDPSHPAAQRLQQTTGMVMAKGVEDTAFYRYSRLASLTEVGGDPAEFSIDLDEFHSRQERRQAVFPASLTTLTTHDTKRGEDVRARIDVLSEMPGRWRETLDSLREIAPLGDGPLENLLWESIVGAWPASRDRLLDYAVKASREAGVSTTWTAPNEEFEAKLAALVDAAVDGDARPIVEGLVREISAPGWSNSLSAKLIQLTAPGVPDVYQGSEFWETSLVDPDNRRPVDFDLRRAALADLDAGALPPIDENGHAKLLVTSRALRLRRDRPELFTRYAPLAVVGDRAEHLVAFDRGGAVTLATRLPVGLNAAGGWGDTTVLLPQREMVDVLTGEVHLGGELAVASVLERYPVALLAVT; this is encoded by the coding sequence ATGAGCATCCCGTACTCCACCTATCGTCTGCAGATTCGTGCTGGCTTCGACCTCTACGACGCGGCGGCGCTCGCCGACTACCTTCGCGAGCTCGGCGCCGACTGGATCTATCTGTCCCCGCTGCTCGAGGCGAGCGCCGGGTCGGATCACGGCTACGACGTCGTCGACCATTCGCGCGTCGACCCGTCGCGGGGTGGTGCCGACGGCCTTGCCGCACTCGGCGCGACCGCGCACGAGCACGGTATGGGTGTGCTCGTCGACATCGTTCCCAATCACGTCGGGGTCGCGGTGCCCCACGAGAACTCCTGGTGGTGGGACCTACTGACCTACGGGCGGCGCTCGCGCTACGCCGAAGCCTTCGACGTGGACTGGGACTTTGGTCGGGGCCGCATCCGGATTCCGATCCTCGGGGATGCGTCATCCGAGGCCCGGACGCCTCTCGAAGATCTCCGCATCATCGACGGGGAACTCGACTACTTCGGCACGCGGTTTCCCCTCGCGCCGGGTACGGCGGGCGACGACCCCGTCGCCGTTCACGAACGCCAGCACTACGAGCTCGTGGACTGGCGCCGAGCGGACAGCGAACTCAACTACCGGCGCTTTTTCGCCGTCAACTCGCTGGCCGCGATCCGCGTCGAGATCCCGTGGGTGTTCGAGGAATCGCACGCCGAGATCGTGCGGTGGTTGCGCGAGGGACTTGTTGACGGACTCCGCGTCGACCACCCCGATGGCCTCCTCGACCCCGGTGCCTACCTCGACGACCTCGCTCGCGCAGCCGGGTCGCCGTACGTGCTCGTCGAAAAGATTCTCGAGGGCGATGAGCAGCTCCCGCCGCACTGGCAGGCCGCAGGAACAACGGGCTACGACGCGCTCTCCGACATCGACCGGGTGCTCGTCGACCCGCGCGGCCGCGTGCGCCTCGATCGGCTGGAGGCCGCACTTCACGACGAGCCAGCGCCACCCTCGTGGCACGACCTGATCCATGACACGCGTCGCGGCATCGCGGACGGCATCCTGCGCTCCGAGATCCTGCGGATCGCGCGACTTGTTCCCGGCATCGAGCGAGCGGATGACGCGATCGCCGAACTCGCAGCGTGCTTCCCCGTCTATCGCAGCTACCTGCCGTATGGCCTCGAGCACCTCGACGCGGCCTTCATCGAAGCGGACGTGCGCAGGCCAGACCTGCGCGAGACACTCGGCGAGCTCGCGGCCGTGCTGCGCGATCCGTCCCACCCCGCCGCCCAGCGTCTCCAGCAGACGACCGGCATGGTGATGGCCAAGGGTGTCGAGGACACCGCGTTCTACCGCTACTCGAGACTCGCCTCCCTCACCGAGGTGGGCGGTGACCCCGCCGAGTTCTCCATCGACCTCGACGAGTTCCACTCTCGCCAAGAGCGCCGGCAGGCGGTGTTCCCGGCGTCGCTGACCACCCTCACAACACACGACACCAAACGTGGCGAGGACGTCCGCGCGCGAATTGACGTGCTCTCCGAGATGCCGGGCCGGTGGCGCGAGACACTCGACTCGTTGCGCGAGATCGCCCCGCTCGGCGACGGACCCCTCGAGAACCTCCTCTGGGAGTCGATCGTCGGCGCCTGGCCGGCCTCGCGCGACCGCCTGCTCGACTACGCCGTGAAGGCCTCACGCGAGGCCGGGGTGTCGACCACGTGGACGGCACCCAACGAGGAGTTCGAGGCGAAACTCGCAGCCCTCGTCGACGCGGCGGTGGACGGGGATGCCCGGCCCATCGTCGAAGGCCTCGTGCGCGAGATCTCGGCGCCCGGCTGGAGCAACTCGCTCTCCGCCAAACTCATCCAACTGACGGCACCCGGAGTGCCCGACGTGTACCAGGGCAGCGAGTTCTGGGAGACCTCCCTCGTCGACCCCGACAACCGTCGGCCCGTCGACTTCGACCTCCGTCGGGCCGCGCTCGCCGACCTCGATGCGGGCGCGCTTCCGCCCATCGACGAGAACGGGCACGCCAAACTCCTCGTCACCTCCCGCGCGCTCCGGCTGCGGCGCGACCGGCCGGAGCTGTTCACGCGGTACGCGCCGCTCGCCGTCGTTGGCGACCGTGCCGAACACCTCGTCGCGTTCGACCGAGGGGGCGCGGTGACCCTCGCAACGCGACTCCCCGTGGGGTTGAACGCTGCGGGTGGCTGGGGGGACACCACCGTGCTGCTACCTCAGAGGGAGATGGTCGACGTGCTGACGGGTGAGGTGCACCTCGGAGGGGAGCTGGCCGTGGCATCCGTGCTCGAGCGCTACCCCGTCGCCCTGCTGGCGGTGACATGA
- the treZ gene encoding malto-oligosyltrehalose trehalohydrolase, with the protein MSERDFTVWAPNAESMQLVLGGERVPMRRRDDSWWEPERETAWQAGLDYGYIVDGAETPLPDPRSLRQPNGVHGLSRTVDLADYSWQDAAWAGRELRGGIIYELHIGTFTPEGTLDSAIERLDHLVDLGVTFVEVLPVNSFNGTHNWGYDGVLWFAVQETYGGPAAYQRFVDACHARGLAVVQDVVYNHLGPSGNYLPNFGPYLGSGANTWGDTVNLDGEGSAEVRKYILDNALQWLRDFHVDALRLDAVHAFVDTGEPHLLADLSAATDALALELGRPITLIAESDLNDPIMVTPRGLGGYGITAQWDDDYHHAAHVAVTGETFGYYEDFASLGALAKVLRGGFFHDGTYSSFREREHGAPIDTAAVPSWRLVTFTQDHDQIGNRAAGDRPSQYLDEASLRLEAVLALMTPFTPMLFMGQEWGASTPWQFFTSHPEPELGRATAEGRLAEFSKMGWDPATVPDPQDPETFTRSKLNWSERDAPAHARLLDLYRDLARLRHAHTELSDPAFLSRVEVDEDAGWLWFERGQLAVAVNVASEERELPLVAAEVLLATGNVSAGASLALAPRSAAVITRTPRP; encoded by the coding sequence ATGAGCGAGCGCGACTTCACGGTGTGGGCGCCGAACGCCGAGAGCATGCAACTTGTGCTCGGTGGCGAGCGCGTGCCGATGCGTCGACGCGACGACTCCTGGTGGGAGCCGGAGCGCGAAACCGCGTGGCAAGCGGGCCTCGACTACGGGTACATCGTGGACGGTGCTGAAACCCCACTGCCCGATCCGCGCTCGCTGCGCCAACCGAACGGCGTGCACGGGCTCTCCCGCACCGTCGATCTCGCGGATTACTCGTGGCAGGATGCCGCGTGGGCTGGCCGCGAGTTGCGCGGCGGCATCATCTACGAGCTCCACATCGGCACGTTCACGCCGGAGGGCACGCTCGACTCGGCGATCGAACGCCTCGACCACCTCGTCGACCTCGGTGTGACCTTCGTCGAGGTGCTGCCGGTCAACAGCTTCAACGGAACACACAACTGGGGCTACGACGGTGTGCTCTGGTTCGCCGTGCAAGAAACCTATGGCGGCCCCGCCGCCTACCAGCGGTTCGTCGACGCGTGCCACGCGCGCGGACTCGCCGTGGTGCAAGACGTTGTCTACAACCACTTGGGGCCGAGCGGCAACTACCTGCCGAACTTCGGCCCATACTTGGGCTCGGGCGCCAACACGTGGGGGGACACCGTCAACCTCGACGGCGAAGGTTCGGCCGAGGTGCGCAAGTACATCCTCGACAACGCACTGCAGTGGCTGCGCGACTTCCACGTCGACGCCCTCCGCCTCGACGCCGTCCACGCCTTCGTCGACACGGGCGAACCGCACCTGCTCGCCGACCTGTCCGCTGCGACGGATGCCCTCGCCCTCGAACTCGGTCGCCCCATCACCCTCATTGCCGAATCCGACCTCAACGACCCCATCATGGTCACCCCGCGGGGGCTCGGCGGCTACGGCATCACGGCGCAATGGGACGACGACTACCACCACGCGGCCCACGTCGCCGTCACGGGCGAGACCTTCGGCTACTACGAGGACTTCGCATCGCTCGGCGCGCTCGCCAAAGTGCTGCGCGGCGGGTTCTTCCACGACGGCACGTACTCGTCCTTCCGCGAGCGCGAACACGGAGCGCCCATCGACACGGCCGCGGTGCCGAGCTGGCGACTCGTGACCTTCACCCAGGACCACGACCAGATCGGCAACCGCGCGGCGGGCGACCGCCCGTCGCAGTACCTCGACGAAGCATCCCTCCGGCTGGAGGCGGTGCTCGCGCTCATGACCCCATTCACCCCCATGCTGTTTATGGGTCAAGAGTGGGGAGCGTCGACGCCGTGGCAGTTCTTCACGTCGCATCCGGAACCGGAGCTTGGCCGCGCCACCGCAGAGGGGCGCCTCGCCGAGTTCTCGAAAATGGGGTGGGACCCGGCCACGGTGCCCGACCCGCAGGATCCGGAAACGTTCACCCGGTCGAAGCTCAACTGGAGCGAGCGGGATGCCCCCGCTCACGCGCGCCTGCTGGACCTGTACCGCGACCTCGCGCGCCTGCGGCACGCGCACACCGAGCTCTCCGATCCGGCGTTCCTGTCGCGTGTCGAGGTAGACGAGGACGCCGGTTGGCTGTGGTTCGAGCGCGGCCAGTTGGCGGTGGCGGTGAACGTCGCCAGCGAGGAGCGGGAACTCCCGCTGGTTGCGGCCGAGGTGCTGCTCGCCACCGGGAACGTCTCCGCCGGAGCATCCCTCGCCCTCGCGCCCCGCTCGGCCGCGGTGATCACGCGCACCCCGCGCCCGTAG
- a CDS encoding ABC transporter permease, which yields MSAFLRILAAQARRDRWVLTIWILGIAALGLAAANAISSEFAEEAERAAIVAVAAANPAFLFLRGLPDGTSVGVVAFFQAFSFTAVLAGLMSTFLVARHTRADEEQGRGELVQSTPVRRASPLLATVALGVIANVVLAALVAAGYAASGLPIEGSVMTGLATGSTGLVFVGVGALVAQAAPTGRATNGIAAAAVGVAYLVRGVGDALGTPSDDLTRVVPSALSWASPIGWAQATRPFAEPTPLPLALSLATFALLTLAAVLVRARRDLGSSILPESAGRASAGFGGRSVLGLAWRLQHGTLLGWSIGAAVLGAIAGALAPVVADAVAGNDSLAQLIASLSPGTEADTAAVFTTAILGMTGVLAAASGVQAVLRLRSEEQEGRAELLLSTPTSRWVWAGSTMFIAAISVFAVCLVGGVATGALLVASGNPEALGEYAAAGLAHAPAALVFVALTGLVFAALPRLTVAVGWSILVVGLVLGQFGELLDLPEWAQDISPFRHSSAVPVEAFDAGAAAALVAIAVGGVILALAVLRRRSLVT from the coding sequence ATGAGCGCGTTCCTCCGGATCCTGGCGGCTCAGGCCCGGCGAGACCGCTGGGTTCTCACAATCTGGATCCTCGGCATTGCCGCGCTCGGGCTCGCTGCCGCGAACGCGATTTCGAGCGAATTCGCCGAAGAGGCCGAGCGCGCCGCGATCGTGGCGGTGGCCGCGGCAAACCCCGCGTTTCTTTTTCTGCGCGGACTCCCGGACGGGACATCGGTCGGCGTTGTCGCGTTTTTCCAAGCGTTCTCGTTCACCGCGGTACTCGCGGGACTCATGAGCACGTTCCTCGTGGCACGTCATACTCGTGCCGACGAGGAGCAGGGTCGCGGCGAGTTAGTCCAATCGACCCCGGTCAGGAGAGCGAGCCCACTACTGGCCACGGTGGCGCTCGGCGTGATCGCGAACGTGGTGCTCGCCGCACTCGTGGCCGCAGGTTACGCGGCATCCGGTCTGCCCATCGAGGGGTCGGTCATGACGGGTCTCGCCACGGGCTCCACCGGCCTGGTGTTTGTGGGGGTCGGCGCTCTCGTGGCGCAGGCCGCGCCCACGGGTCGCGCCACAAACGGGATCGCCGCCGCGGCTGTCGGTGTTGCTTACCTCGTTCGGGGTGTCGGTGACGCGCTGGGAACCCCGAGCGACGACCTCACACGTGTGGTGCCGAGCGCGCTGTCGTGGGCGTCGCCCATCGGGTGGGCGCAGGCCACCCGACCGTTCGCCGAGCCCACGCCCCTCCCCTTGGCCCTGTCGTTGGCGACCTTTGCGCTCCTCACCCTCGCGGCGGTGCTCGTGCGCGCCCGAAGGGACCTCGGTTCGAGCATCCTGCCCGAAAGTGCGGGCCGCGCGTCCGCGGGATTCGGTGGACGCAGCGTTCTCGGGCTGGCGTGGCGACTGCAGCACGGGACGCTCCTCGGTTGGAGCATCGGCGCGGCCGTCCTGGGCGCGATCGCGGGGGCCCTCGCACCCGTCGTGGCCGATGCGGTGGCGGGCAACGACTCCCTCGCGCAGCTCATCGCGAGCCTCTCGCCCGGCACGGAGGCCGATACGGCCGCGGTATTCACGACCGCGATCCTCGGGATGACGGGGGTGCTCGCGGCGGCGTCCGGTGTTCAGGCCGTGCTGCGTCTGAGGTCGGAAGAGCAGGAGGGTCGCGCCGAGCTGCTGCTGAGCACGCCGACATCACGGTGGGTGTGGGCGGGGAGCACGATGTTCATCGCCGCGATCTCCGTGTTTGCGGTCTGCCTGGTCGGCGGTGTTGCCACGGGTGCCCTGCTCGTGGCGAGTGGTAACCCTGAGGCTCTCGGCGAGTACGCGGCCGCAGGGCTGGCGCACGCCCCGGCGGCGCTCGTGTTTGTTGCGCTCACCGGACTCGTGTTTGCCGCCCTGCCCCGGCTCACCGTCGCCGTCGGCTGGTCGATTCTTGTGGTCGGGCTTGTGCTCGGTCAGTTCGGTGAGCTGCTCGACCTGCCGGAGTGGGCACAGGACATCAGCCCGTTCCGGCACAGCTCGGCGGTGCCCGTGGAGGCGTTCGATGCAGGGGCCGCCGCAGCGCTCGTCGCGATCGCGGTGGGCGGGGTCATCCTGGCCCTCGCGGTGTTGCGCCGTCGCAGTCTCGTGACCTGA